From the genome of Rhizobacter sp. AJA081-3:
TTCTTCACCGTCGTCATCAACGTCGTCGGTGGGGCCAAGTCGATCGACGGCCGCTTCTTCCAGGCGGCGCAGGCGATGGGCGCCTCGCAGTGGGACATCTTCCGCCGCGTCGTGCTGCCGGCCACGCTGCCGTCGATCGTCGTCGGCTCGTCGGTGGGCATGGGCATCACCTGGAACGTGGTCGTGGCCGCCGAGATGATCTCCGGCGGCGGCGGCAGCGGATCGGGCGGCGGCCTCGGGTTCTTCATCTGGAACTCCTACGTCGGCGGTTCGTACGAGCAGATCGTGGTGGGCATGATCAGCATCGGCATCGCGGGCTTCGGCTGCAGCGAGGTGCTGCGCGCGCTCGGCGGACTGTCCACCCCCTGGCTGCAGAAGCGCTGAAGGACGAGCATGAGCAACCCCATCGCAAGCGACCGGCCCGCCGGCACCAACGGCAAGGCGCCGACGACGGCCGGCGAGATCCGCGTCGAGGGCGTCAGCAAGGCCTACGGCACCGGCCTGTTCTCCAAGACGGTGATCAACGACTGCTCGTTCGCCATTCCGCGCAACAAGCTGACCGTGATGATCGGCCCCTCGGGCTGCGGCAAGAGCACGCTGATCCGCCTGCTGGCCGGGTTCGAGAAGCCCACCAGCGGAACGATCACCATCGACGGCAAGCCGATCACCGGGCCGGGCAAGGACCGGCTGGTGGTGTTCCAGGAGTCGGCACTGTTCCCCTGGATGACCACCTTCGACAACATCATGTACGGCCCGCGGGCGCGCGGCGAGGACAACCCGCAAAGCCGCGCGCAGGCTGAGTTCCTGCTCGAGAAGGTGGGCCTGAAGGCCTTCCGCAAGAAGTACCCGCCGCAGCTGTCGGGCGGCATGCAGCGCCGCGCCGAACTGGCGCGCGCGATGATCAACAACCCCGACGTGATGATCCTCGACGAGCCCTTCCGCGGCCTGGACGCGATGTCCAAGGAACTGATGTGGGAGTACTACGCGGGCCTGTTCGAGGAGTCGCACCGCACCAACTTCTTCGTCACCACCGACATCGACGAGGCCATCTTCCTGGCCGACCGGCTGATCGTGATGACGAACACGCCGACCAAGGTGCGCGCGGTGATCGACGTGGACATCCCGCGCCCGCGGCGGCTCGTCAACATCTTCGACAACGACCATGCCAACGAAGTGAAGATGCGCGCCCTCTCGCTGCTGCACGAGGAGGCGATGAAGTCCTTCTCCGGCGGAAGCCGCGCCGCCGCGGACTTCGTCGAGGCCTATTCCAGGCGCACGGGCGACCGTGCCAACGGCGCCAAGCCGGCCTGAACCCCATTCCAACCAGGAGAACAGAACATGGCAAAAAAAGTGATCGACATGCGCAGCCGGCCGTCGTTCCTGCATGACTTCTACGGCAAGACCCGTGGCACGCCGGAGTTCGAGGTGGTCAAGTGGCTCAACGGCCGCGTCGGCTCGAAGAACGTCGAGCACTTCACGGCCTCGCGCGACATCGAGTCCTTCGTCCGCGAGATCAAGGACACGCGCATCGCGGCCTCGGTGGTGGTGGGCCGCGACACGCCGGGCATCAAGCACTCGAACGACGAGATCCACGAGATGGTGCGCCGCCACAAGGAGCTGGTGGGCGTGGGCTCGATCGACCCGCACCGCTGGGGCGCCCGCGCCGCCGTGCAGGAGGTGGAGCGCGCGATCACGGTGCTCGGCCTGAAGGCGATCAACGTCGAGCCCGGCTTCGGCAGCCCGCTGCGCAGCGCCGACGACCCGATGCTGTTCCCGGTCTACGACGCCTGCGAGCAGCTCGGCGTGCCGGTGTCGATCATGTCGGGCCCGACGGCGCCGAGCCTGGACTTCGTGCGCCCGGCCGCGGTGGGCCACGTGGCCAAGGCGTTCCCGAAGCTGGCCATCGTCTGCTACCACGGCTTCTACCCGTTCGTGAACGAGATCCTCGGCGTCGCGCTGCGCTGGGAGAACGTCTTCATCGTGCCCGACATGTACATCTTTGCGCCGGGCGGCAGCCTGTACGTCGAGGCGGCCAACGGCGCGATGCGCCAGCAGATCCTGTTCGGCAGCTCCTACCCGTTCCGGCCGATGGCGCAATCGATCAACGACTACCGCATGCTCGGCTTCGACGACGGCGTGATCGACGACGTGATGTACGGCAACGCCAAGCGCGTGCTGAAGCTGGCGGTCTGAGCGCGCGACGGGCCCCGCCGTGCACCTTCTGATCCGCCCGGCCCTGCCAGCCGACCTGCCGCAGGTGCTGGCCCTGTGCCGGCAGCTCGACCTGCCCGGCGAGCCCGCGCTGAGCGATCGCCAGGCGCAGGCGCATTTCGAGGCGCTGACGGCCGGCGACCGGCACCGCATCTACGTCGCCGAGCAACAGGGGCAGGTGGTGGGCACCTTCGCGCTGAACTTCGTCGGCGGCCTGGCCCACTCGGCGCGCGACTCCGGCATCGTCGAGGACGTCGTCGTCGCGCCGCTGCTGCGCGGCACCGGAGTAGGCAAGAAGATGATGGACTTCGCGATGCGCGAATGCGCC
Proteins encoded in this window:
- a CDS encoding ABC transporter ATP-binding protein; this translates as MSNPIASDRPAGTNGKAPTTAGEIRVEGVSKAYGTGLFSKTVINDCSFAIPRNKLTVMIGPSGCGKSTLIRLLAGFEKPTSGTITIDGKPITGPGKDRLVVFQESALFPWMTTFDNIMYGPRARGEDNPQSRAQAEFLLEKVGLKAFRKKYPPQLSGGMQRRAELARAMINNPDVMILDEPFRGLDAMSKELMWEYYAGLFEESHRTNFFVTTDIDEAIFLADRLIVMTNTPTKVRAVIDVDIPRPRRLVNIFDNDHANEVKMRALSLLHEEAMKSFSGGSRAAADFVEAYSRRTGDRANGAKPA
- a CDS encoding GNAT family N-acetyltransferase — encoded protein: MHLLIRPALPADLPQVLALCRQLDLPGEPALSDRQAQAHFEALTAGDRHRIYVAEQQGQVVGTFALNFVGGLAHSARDSGIVEDVVVAPLLRGTGVGKKMMDFAMRECAARGCYKLVLSSHLQRDRAHSFYEGLGFRKHGFSFLIDPEAVDGAGQP
- a CDS encoding amidohydrolase family protein, whose protein sequence is MAKKVIDMRSRPSFLHDFYGKTRGTPEFEVVKWLNGRVGSKNVEHFTASRDIESFVREIKDTRIAASVVVGRDTPGIKHSNDEIHEMVRRHKELVGVGSIDPHRWGARAAVQEVERAITVLGLKAINVEPGFGSPLRSADDPMLFPVYDACEQLGVPVSIMSGPTAPSLDFVRPAAVGHVAKAFPKLAIVCYHGFYPFVNEILGVALRWENVFIVPDMYIFAPGGSLYVEAANGAMRQQILFGSSYPFRPMAQSINDYRMLGFDDGVIDDVMYGNAKRVLKLAV